From one Streptococcus oralis genomic stretch:
- a CDS encoding TetR/AcrR family transcriptional regulator, producing the protein MILDKKQSLKTAAYEVFSKKGYKATGISEIARQAGVAVGSFYNYYESKEAIFLDIYIDENNRVRQAMIEELDWEIDMIDLIGQLFAQSRTLVSSNKILAEWYNPAIADELHSYYSSEEGKVANPFHQFLVKTFTNRMQAEGYSPEKIQDILQVYNLFYYMDMHITEKDFPDIGKTVEILATNFIKGVLK; encoded by the coding sequence ATCATATTGGACAAAAAACAATCTTTAAAGACAGCAGCCTATGAAGTTTTTTCGAAAAAAGGTTACAAGGCAACAGGTATTTCAGAAATTGCTAGGCAAGCTGGTGTTGCAGTTGGTTCTTTTTATAACTATTACGAGAGTAAAGAAGCCATTTTTCTAGACATCTATATAGATGAAAACAACCGTGTTCGCCAAGCTATGATCGAAGAACTGGATTGGGAAATTGACATGATCGACCTCATTGGTCAACTATTTGCTCAGTCCAGAACTCTCGTTTCTTCCAATAAAATCCTTGCAGAATGGTACAATCCTGCCATCGCAGATGAGTTGCACAGCTACTATTCCTCGGAAGAAGGCAAAGTCGCAAATCCTTTTCATCAGTTTCTAGTTAAAACTTTTACAAATCGTATGCAGGCTGAAGGGTACTCGCCAGAAAAGATTCAAGATATTTTACAGGTTTATAATCTGTTTTACTATATGGATATGCATATCACGGAAAAAGATTTTCCAGATATTGGCAAAACTGTTGAAATACTTGCAACCAACTTCATTAAAGGAGTTCTAAAATAA
- the thrS gene encoding threonine--tRNA ligase, protein MIKITFPDGAVREFESGVTTFEIAQSISNSLAKKALAGKFNGKLIDTTRSITEDGSIEIVTPDHEDALPILRHSAAHLFAQAARRLFPDIHLGVGPAIEDGFYYDTDNQAGQISNEDLPRIEEEMKKIVKENFPSIREEVTKDEAREIFKNDPYKLELIEEHSEDEGGLTIYRQGEYVDLCRGPHVPSTGRIQIFHLLHVAGAYWRGNSDNAMMQRIYGTAWFDKKDLKNYLQMREEAKERDHRKLGKELDLFMISQEVGQGLPFWLPNGATIRRELERYIVDKELASGYQHVYTPPLASVELYKTSGHWDHYQEDMFPTMDMGDGEEFVLRPMNCPHHIQVFKHHVHSYRELPIRIAEIGMMHRYEKSGALTGLQRVREMSLNDGHLFVTPEQIQEEFQRALQLIIDVYEDFNLTEYRFRLSLRDPQDTHKYFDNDEMWENAQTMLRAALDEMGVDYFEAEGEAAFYGPKLDIQVKTALGKEETLSTIQLDFLLPERFDLKYVGADGEEHRPVMIHRGVISTMERFTAILIENYKGAFPTWLAPHQVTLIPVSNEKHVDYAWEVAKKLRDRGVRADVDERNEKMQFKIRASQTSKIPYQLIVGDKEMEDGTVNVRRYGQKETQTVPVDEFVVAILADIANKSRVEK, encoded by the coding sequence ATGATTAAGATTACTTTCCCAGATGGCGCTGTTCGTGAATTCGAATCTGGCGTTACTACTTTTGAAATTGCCCAATCTATCAGCAATTCCCTAGCTAAAAAAGCCTTGGCTGGTAAATTCAACGGCAAACTCATCGACACGACTCGTTCTATCACTGAAGATGGAAGCATCGAAATCGTGACACCTGACCACGAAGATGCCCTTCCAATCTTGCGTCACTCAGCTGCCCACTTGTTCGCCCAAGCAGCTCGTCGCCTTTTCCCAGACATTCACTTGGGAGTTGGTCCAGCTATTGAAGATGGCTTCTACTACGATACGGACAATCAAGCTGGTCAAATCTCCAACGAAGATCTTCCTCGTATCGAAGAAGAAATGAAAAAAATCGTCAAAGAAAACTTCCCATCTATTCGTGAGGAAGTCACTAAAGACGAAGCACGTGAAATCTTCAAGAACGATCCTTACAAGTTGGAATTGATCGAAGAACACTCAGAAGACGAGGGTGGTTTGACTATCTACCGTCAGGGGGAATACGTGGACCTTTGCCGTGGCCCTCACGTTCCATCAACAGGCCGTATCCAAATCTTCCACCTTCTTCATGTAGCAGGTGCTTACTGGCGTGGAAATAGCGACAACGCGATGATGCAACGGATCTACGGTACAGCTTGGTTTGACAAGAAAGACTTGAAAAACTACCTTCAAATGCGTGAAGAGGCCAAAGAACGTGACCACCGTAAACTTGGTAAAGAGCTTGACCTCTTCATGATTTCACAAGAAGTTGGTCAAGGACTTCCATTCTGGTTGCCAAACGGTGCGACGATCCGTCGTGAATTGGAACGCTACATCGTCGACAAGGAGTTGGCTTCTGGCTACCAACACGTTTACACTCCACCACTTGCTTCTGTAGAGCTTTACAAGACTTCTGGGCACTGGGATCATTACCAAGAAGACATGTTCCCAACCATGGATATGGGTGACGGCGAAGAATTTGTCCTTCGTCCAATGAACTGCCCTCACCACATCCAAGTCTTCAAACACCATGTTCACTCATACCGTGAATTGCCAATCCGTATCGCTGAAATCGGTATGATGCACCGTTACGAAAAATCTGGTGCCCTCACTGGTCTCCAACGTGTTCGTGAAATGTCTCTCAACGACGGTCACCTCTTTGTCACTCCTGAACAAATCCAAGAGGAATTCCAACGTGCTCTTCAGTTGATTATCGATGTTTATGAAGACTTCAACTTAACTGAATACCGCTTCCGTCTCTCTCTACGCGACCCTCAAGATACTCACAAGTACTTTGACAACGATGAGATGTGGGAAAATGCCCAAACCATGCTTCGTGCAGCTCTTGATGAAATGGGCGTTGACTACTTTGAAGCTGAAGGTGAAGCAGCCTTCTACGGACCAAAATTGGATATCCAGGTTAAAACTGCCCTCGGTAAAGAAGAAACCCTTTCTACTATCCAGCTTGACTTCTTGCTTCCAGAACGCTTCGACCTCAAATATGTTGGAGCAGATGGTGAGGAACACCGTCCAGTCATGATTCACCGTGGGGTTATCTCAACCATGGAACGCTTCACAGCTATCTTGATTGAGAACTACAAGGGTGCCTTCCCAACATGGCTGGCACCACACCAAGTAACCCTCATCCCAGTATCTAACGAAAAACACGTGGACTACGCTTGGGAAGTGGCTAAGAAACTCCGTGACCGTGGTGTCCGTGCAGACGTAGATGAGCGCAATGAAAAAATGCAGTTCAAGATCCGTGCTTCTCAAACCAGCAAGATTCCTTACCAATTGATCGTTGGTGACAAGGAAATGGAAGACGGAACAGTCAACGTTCGTCGCTACGGACAAAAAGAAACACAAACTGTCCCAGTAGATGAGTTTGTCGTAGCAATCCTTGCTGATATTGCCAACAAATCACGCGTTGAGAAATAA
- a CDS encoding ATPase AAA, giving the protein MLYMIGGSPCSGKSTIASLLARQYQLLHIKLDDLVEEMMSQASADSQPICLLRKDRNPEQIWMRKPEEMADEEWCFYEEIFPYVKSYLIKKQNRPLLVEGAGLLPHLVKELECQASSYLCLTPTADFQKKHYIQREWVPYVLEGTTNPEQAFENWMQRDILFAQMVRKEAVLLGYPSLVTDGSQSENQTAEEVARLLKLSNKNRINI; this is encoded by the coding sequence ATGCTTTATATGATTGGCGGATCGCCTTGTAGTGGAAAGTCAACAATTGCCTCACTTCTTGCTAGACAGTATCAACTACTTCATATCAAACTGGATGATTTGGTAGAAGAGATGATGAGTCAAGCAAGTGCAGACTCACAGCCAATTTGCCTTCTTAGGAAGGATAGAAATCCAGAACAAATCTGGATGAGAAAGCCAGAAGAGATGGCAGATGAAGAATGGTGCTTTTATGAAGAGATTTTTCCATATGTAAAATCTTACTTGATAAAAAAACAAAACAGACCTCTCTTGGTGGAGGGAGCAGGACTTTTGCCTCACTTGGTAAAGGAGCTTGAATGTCAAGCATCATCCTATCTATGCTTGACTCCGACAGCTGATTTTCAAAAAAAGCATTATATACAGAGAGAATGGGTTCCTTATGTCTTAGAGGGTACAACCAACCCCGAACAAGCTTTTGAAAACTGGATGCAACGAGACATTCTTTTTGCTCAAATGGTTCGTAAGGAAGCGGTGCTATTAGGCTATCCTAGTCTCGTAACAGATGGTAGTCAATCAGAGAATCAGACTGCGGAAGAAGTTGCTCGGCTCTTAAAATTGTCCAACAAAAATAGAATAAATATTTAA
- a CDS encoding ferredoxin reductase, with protein sequence MKRGKKMFIIILSTLGALCIITWGAIAYLGRSQTLSIKSIENPSGDLYLIHITKPSHQIWKAGAYAKFTLPDTSSAARKNEAKGEQTSRWLTIASTPDEDEILILTHNSGSRFKNTLTHLPAGSEIEMSWLDSSLTIKDTNQPLVCFASDVGISALRPLIKEWAGKCPIILNHFDKGVTIFDNEMKELAQKTSNFTYKTSDELSQSQEFLKRAIDEYGNQASYLITGQPDDVNEMKNFLKENGIDNKNIQVSSFRGLK encoded by the coding sequence ATGAAAAGAGGTAAAAAAATGTTTATTATCATTCTATCAACACTTGGAGCGCTATGTATTATAACTTGGGGTGCCATCGCTTATCTTGGACGAAGCCAGACATTATCGATAAAATCCATCGAAAACCCCAGCGGAGATCTATATTTAATTCATATCACAAAACCGAGTCATCAAATTTGGAAAGCTGGGGCTTATGCTAAGTTTACACTCCCTGATACCTCGTCCGCTGCTAGGAAAAACGAAGCCAAGGGTGAGCAGACCAGTCGATGGCTAACCATTGCCTCCACACCTGATGAAGATGAAATTCTCATTTTGACTCATAATAGTGGTAGCCGCTTTAAGAACACCTTGACACATTTACCGGCTGGCAGTGAGATTGAGATGAGTTGGTTGGATTCCTCTTTAACCATTAAAGATACGAATCAGCCACTAGTTTGCTTTGCATCTGATGTCGGCATTTCTGCTCTACGCCCCCTTATCAAAGAATGGGCTGGTAAATGTCCGATTATTCTCAACCATTTTGACAAAGGAGTTACTATTTTCGATAATGAGATGAAAGAACTGGCTCAAAAAACATCGAATTTTACTTATAAAACTAGCGATGAACTTTCTCAAAGTCAAGAATTTTTAAAACGTGCTATTGATGAATACGGCAATCAAGCCAGCTATCTCATCACAGGTCAGCCTGATGATGTAAATGAGATGAAGAATTTTTTAAAGGAAAATGGGATTGATAACAAAAACATACAAGTAAGCTCGTTTAGAGGTTTGAAATAG
- a CDS encoding DUF2974 domain-containing protein — translation MANIFDYLNDVAYDSFYDLPVNELDVLALTELTYLPFDDVVTQEPKRLIDLAPQIPRDTTMLTNKNRLQLLDQLSQHKRFKNCKLSNFINDIDPELQKQFAAMTYRISLDTYLLVFRGTDDSIIGWKEDFHMTYMKEIPAQKHSLQYLENFFAQHPNQKVILAGHSKGGNLAVYAASQLDPNLQKNIVAVYTFDSPGLHKELTETPGYQNMMERTKVFVPQGSIIGMMLEIPDKKIVVRSTSLGGLAQHDTFSWQVEDKHFVQLDETNSDSQQVDTTFKEWVETVPDEELQLYFDLFFGIILDAGISSINDLSSFKVIEHIHHLFVQAQSLTPEERETMGRLTQLLIDTRYQAWKNRV, via the coding sequence ATGGCCAATATTTTTGACTACTTAAATGATGTAGCATACGATTCCTTTTATGACCTCCCCGTGAACGAGTTAGATGTTCTTGCCTTGACTGAATTAACCTATCTTCCTTTTGATGATGTAGTTACCCAAGAACCAAAGCGCCTCATAGATCTTGCACCTCAAATCCCTAGAGACACGACGATGTTGACCAATAAGAACCGCCTCCAGTTGTTGGATCAACTCTCTCAACACAAACGCTTTAAAAATTGCAAGCTATCAAATTTTATCAACGATATTGATCCTGAATTGCAAAAACAGTTTGCAGCCATGACCTATCGTATCAGTCTCGATACTTATTTGCTTGTTTTTCGTGGGACGGATGATAGTATCATCGGTTGGAAAGAAGATTTCCATATGACCTATATGAAGGAAATCCCTGCTCAAAAACATTCTCTCCAGTATTTAGAGAACTTTTTTGCTCAACATCCTAATCAAAAGGTTATTCTAGCAGGACATTCAAAAGGGGGCAATCTAGCTGTCTATGCTGCCAGTCAACTTGATCCAAACTTACAGAAAAACATTGTCGCTGTCTATACTTTTGATTCCCCTGGGCTTCACAAGGAACTAACCGAAACACCTGGCTATCAAAACATGATGGAAAGAACGAAAGTATTTGTCCCACAAGGTTCTATCATCGGGATGATGCTGGAAATTCCGGACAAAAAAATCGTCGTTCGAAGCACCTCTCTAGGTGGCCTTGCTCAGCATGACACTTTTAGTTGGCAGGTTGAAGACAAACACTTTGTCCAACTGGACGAGACCAATAGTGACAGCCAGCAAGTCGATACCACCTTCAAGGAATGGGTTGAAACAGTCCCTGACGAAGAACTGCAGCTCTACTTTGACCTCTTTTTTGGAATTATTCTTGATGCAGGCATCTCCTCTATCAACGACCTTTCTTCCTTCAAGGTCATTGAACACATTCATCATCTCTTTGTCCAAGCCCAATCCCTCACTCCCGAAGAAAGAGAAACCATGGGACGCTTAACCCAACTCTTGATTGATACCCGTTACCAAGCTTGGAAAAATCGAGTATAG
- a CDS encoding sensor histidine kinase, with protein sequence MLDWKSFFLAYLRSRSRVFAYIFSLGFLVLLFQFLFASLGTYFLYFFLLSSFLTFLFLAWDIFAEAQVYRQEVLYAERDPKSPLECALAEKLEERESELYQKKSEAQSKLTDLLDYYTLWVHQIKTPIAASRLLVAEVSDREAKQQLEQEIFKIDSYTNLVLQYLRLESFHDDLVFEKVQVEDLVKEVVRKYALFFIQKGLALNLHDLDKIIVTDKKWLLVVIEQILSNSLKYTKDGGLEIYMEGQELCIKDTGIGIKNSDVLRVFERGFSGYNGRLTQQSSGLGLYLSKKISEELGHQIRIESEVGKGTTVRIKFAEVKLVIE encoded by the coding sequence ATGCTTGATTGGAAATCATTTTTTCTAGCCTATCTGCGTTCTCGCAGTCGCGTTTTTGCCTATATTTTTTCATTAGGCTTTCTCGTCCTTCTCTTTCAGTTTTTATTTGCTAGTCTAGGAACTTATTTTCTTTATTTCTTTCTGCTCAGTAGTTTTTTGACTTTCTTATTTTTAGCTTGGGATATATTTGCAGAAGCTCAGGTTTACCGTCAGGAAGTACTCTATGCTGAGAGAGACCCCAAGTCTCCTCTGGAATGTGCGCTAGCAGAAAAGCTCGAAGAGCGTGAGTCTGAATTGTATCAAAAGAAGTCGGAAGCCCAAAGTAAGCTTACGGATTTGCTGGACTACTACACCTTGTGGGTTCATCAAATCAAGACCCCCATTGCAGCGAGTCGTCTCTTGGTAGCAGAAGTCTCTGATCGTGAGGCCAAGCAGCAACTGGAACAGGAAATCTTTAAGATTGACTCCTATACCAATCTGGTGTTGCAGTATCTTCGTTTGGAAAGCTTCCACGATGACTTGGTATTTGAAAAGGTTCAAGTGGAGGATCTGGTGAAGGAAGTGGTTCGCAAGTATGCCCTTTTCTTTATCCAAAAAGGACTGGCGCTCAATCTACATGACCTTGACAAAATCATCGTGACCGATAAGAAGTGGTTGTTGGTCGTCATTGAACAAATCCTTTCAAATAGCCTTAAATACACCAAAGATGGTGGGCTAGAGATTTATATGGAAGGTCAGGAGCTCTGTATCAAGGATACGGGAATCGGGATAAAAAACAGCGATGTGCTCCGAGTCTTTGAACGTGGCTTTTCAGGCTACAATGGGCGTTTGACCCAGCAGTCGTCTGGACTTGGACTTTATCTATCTAAGAAAATTTCTGAAGAACTGGGCCACCAGATTCGCATCGAGTCTGAGGTTGGAAAAGGAACAACCGTACGGATTAAATTCGCTGAAGTGAAGCTCGTTATTGAGTAA
- a CDS encoding response regulator transcription factor: MHKILLVEDDQVIRQQVGKLLSEWGFEVVLVEDFMEVLSLFVQSEPHLVLMDIGLPLFNGYHWCQEIRKISKVPIMFLSSRDQAMDIVMAINMGADDFVTKPFDQQVLLAKVQGLLRRSYEFGRDESLLEYAGVILNTKSMDLHYQGEVLSLTKNEFQILRVLFEHAGNIVARDDLMRELWNSDFFIDDNTLSVNVARLRKKLEEQGLAGFIETKKGIGYGLKHA, encoded by the coding sequence ATGCACAAGATTTTACTAGTAGAAGATGACCAAGTTATTCGGCAACAAGTTGGGAAACTGCTCTCTGAGTGGGGTTTTGAGGTCGTTTTGGTAGAAGATTTTATGGAAGTATTGAGTCTTTTTGTTCAGTCAGAACCTCATTTGGTCCTCATGGATATTGGTCTGCCTCTTTTTAATGGTTACCACTGGTGTCAAGAGATTCGCAAGATTTCCAAGGTACCCATCATGTTTCTTTCTTCGAGAGATCAGGCTATGGATATTGTCATGGCGATCAATATGGGGGCAGATGACTTTGTGACCAAGCCTTTTGACCAGCAGGTGCTCCTGGCCAAGGTTCAGGGCTTATTGCGCCGTTCCTATGAATTTGGCCGTGATGAAAGTCTGCTAGAGTATGCGGGTGTGATCCTCAATACCAAGTCCATGGACTTGCACTATCAAGGGGAAGTTCTGAGTTTGACCAAGAATGAATTTCAAATTTTGCGGGTCTTGTTTGAACATGCTGGCAATATCGTGGCGCGTGATGACCTGATGCGGGAACTCTGGAATAGCGACTTTTTCATCGATGACAATACCTTGTCTGTCAATGTTGCTCGCCTGCGTAAAAAGTTGGAGGAACAAGGATTGGCAGGCTTTATCGAAACCAAGAAAGGGATAGGATACGGACTGAAACATGCTTGA